The stretch of DNA atcgtaaggatagacggttacgtgtggagcttttttttttttttttttaatgagaaatgacaacgcttacatgctcttttctgtctttttcggtgccgagctgcgtgatttggttgtctctttgcagcatttggcgtcgcgcacttgtggctaactgatgtcgcgaggaaatatatataaagtatagaaaaacaaacacgcttgagggtacgaacagagccatcgtgactgcgaagcgaaacacggccgcgtcacctgtttgggtggtccttagaaggaccgtttggggaatgcggcgagcgcgcggaaggggtgctcgcttacgccttcttctccgtcttctttggaagaagcacggcttgaatgttgggcaacacaccgccctgcgcgatggtgacgccggaaagcagtttgttcagctcctcgtcgttgcggatggcgagctgcaagtgacgggggatgatccgggtcttcttgttgtcacgagcggcgttgcccgccagctcgagcacctcggcggccaggtactcgagtacggcagccaggtagaccggagcgccagctccgacgcgctcggcgtagtttcccttgcgtaggaggcggtgaatacggcccacggggaactgaagccccgcgcggctagaacgggtcttgctcttgcctttcgccttgccgcccttgccacgtccggacatggtgttgctttt from Rhipicephalus microplus isolate Deutch F79 unplaced genomic scaffold, USDA_Rmic scaffold_499, whole genome shotgun sequence encodes:
- the LOC142794777 gene encoding histone H2A-like, whose translation is MSGRGKGGKAKGKSKTRSSRAGLQFPVGRIHRLLRKGNYAERVGAGAPVYLAAVLEYLAAEVLELAGNAARDNKKTRIIPRHLQLAIRNDEELNKLLSGVTIAQGGVLPNIQAVLLPKKTEKKA